A window of the Vespa velutina chromosome 7, iVesVel2.1, whole genome shotgun sequence genome harbors these coding sequences:
- the LOC124950547 gene encoding uncharacterized protein LOC124950547 isoform X2, giving the protein MSGFFNSLKNLASAAAYAGSSASRYQELEVEDTKMRFSLTPQPGESGFQQWLDAMKMVARLPGGIPAEFRKRLWLTLAERHLDQRGVDWKQAEKVCFNEWSNPDDEELGIQIVKDLHRTGCSLFCGAAGRDNQAVLRRVLLGFARWNKSVGYCQGLNVLAALVLQVMDRAESSAVKVMIYLIEGVLPEGYFADNLRGLSVDMAVFRDLLRSRMPKLSKHLEILQSDAKDKATGSSYEPPLTNVFTMQWFLTLFCHCLPQDAVLRVWDLIFLEGDQVLLRTALAIWESLSDRIMTVTSADEFYSIMGVLTREMLEFTDTNNLIKNIVSLGPLHGVTGLREKHRYNITPWARKLSDDEDSDTEEDERLAVAAAMFSMAQRLKKGELLSEHISSTVGAIQAMAPGNDRERLALDISTLKQQYAKLRERQRQAHIILSAACARQSMVPPPTSQAMNHLLVGKNALVSGKNRSLGLSAATTPSKTRPVVLQGPRVTSKKERQQQVVTLHWKDTKRQQKHKFGETAAEATKCNEKLPAESKPKPETADEVTSPRSGLNDSDSDSTSTELCDEVDRCSDVDSEELTSASDNYYVMASEEEKSGRVEGSSTSANSPVRDATAPSRGVIAGDSPDLGDTSSSIAKITDQIRRLSAEDDNNTMVPQALLKGDIKKEDDCVKRGASLEASLETMIPSKCSNGIDEKRESLGSFLNDDRDYFQFNYGESKASYIPTNKDEESVGGNGDGDGDGDDEVGGTTNSDLGSRTKVHDYDGRYAAAPSDDFISKDISYDKMEDKMEDKREKRFELTLNSYKTKEGSLDSYKSTDLKSSNTIETEDLKISRDSYRSIRSPSVETDFKVSLLSYKSLKSSIDTKDKALDTCESLKSPNRMDQRADASLRSYETLNSPETSKRRFGISLDSYKSLRSSDATNEKLYETTSLDSYGSFKSSNLNEKRLETSLDSFKITVHNSETNDKTFQESSSIYNSQLKSPNAKNDVSFESSARTYANVLGQIPRRDISLDVTSTGSSILSGQSFYASKTYVVGHLPINSPINVDQKGNTTSRSVLPYSTGLIDEPVDIATIRNSDRPGDEKLWCLEGNVPSTETTRKKSPRTPDSLEKSFSSGETMGPDSKASSMTVSPRTPIKSISREFSTDKSNCSSISSDSKTLVLLSTTESDLARGSPRLEGKRSSYERSTSPSTPFSTDSLKYKSDSSPKLIVSSSSDCSCSPSKMKSSERSFSSDLRSPISANSIKYTSTSYGKRGQDNISDSSIDPSTAVSPFYPIAHPNRKTPSPYGLSNKRRSSREGVSATDGISPEQRFPVSKDSSKCSNGANGTNSDSGTSRIFESKEENDISRKNSCLNAFEREKSDRRVYEFGASSILYREENEEGSTEDNGDDRSSEKDTVSQLPREQLNKHFMNLHFRHKDRSKLLERSSSSLDRRFADLKSSVSTDELSVSIVKKRSSDILEDMKHLEAKAFSDGPSESIGILLGKKNSYIWEDFKNLEARRQDNFSNSASDFSRHRLDIGEPYNGLDNARKSCYVVRPKINIDESIDSILKTVSRNKINGNDDGGHVDGRDDEEDEENDGRESKLGVWTKVKPRKRGGNNGRRSSDRALKIIQENSAILQKILACQAKKRLPDLEEITKEITISPINEEISKIFSPILEKMGLNEDEISEELARINFKDFDDMTGTSISEFDAKINDELSKLSLIDETERLDDLDVDEIVSKEYFDTREALIDRKINEELSKLLANYEEEPRLSVATLEKGSSSQNVSDTEGLDLTSISTNVFSYKSSNDSIETRSEQGSSSQEIQSIQPERYPQYAAGQPSYSSSSYVRDLSPKSDIDIYRELEKLDKISSAQVIPDTPLDVPTKILSPVAVAYVADVSPYTSDVTIRYSPKTMPTFRDASPLNQGSSYDSYKSFDFKSNLSPRRIPSNPYTPRPYDNALDSNFEYFDREPTVSTNSLYADVHPKSPILTKESLEFRVRYDDNESPTLNITDVLPTEPKQMAMEKSVLYFGDQTNDPNKSTTGNESRAVPASSFIDYSNETSNVLRRSYEPASSPMGNYIRDKNTNYDRVIPGMVESESNVGTYLRDYHPALSPNRRFDQPFPPAIDYLASKLSPGIADETKRPVSHPDFPEKMTIGGQYTESLPIRGSSCYKKSSLSLANIGRSSKSGDDSLNVSPSPKAQFNPFPVKNTSKKPKELALKLGLYSPKNSPSGPSRRS; this is encoded by the exons GATCTTCACAGAACGGGCTGCAGTTTGTTTTGCGGAGCAGCTGGACGTGACAATCAAGCCGTGCTACGTCGAGTATTGCTTGGCTTTGCGCGATGGAACAAGTCGGTCGGTTATTGTCAAGGATTGAACGTATTGGCGGCTCTTGTATTACAAGTGATGGATCGCGCTGAATCATCGGCCGTGAAAGTGATGATTTATCTAATAGAGGGTGTCCTACCGGAAGGTTATTTTGCCGACAATCTTCGCGGCTTATCCGTCGATATGGCCGTTTTTCGTGATCTTCTTCGTTCAAGAATGCCAAAATTATCGAAGCATCTAGAGATTTTGCAAAGCGACGCAAAGGATAAGGCTACTG GTAGCAGCTACGAGCCACCTCTAACGAATGTCTTCACCATGCAATGGTTCCTCACGCTCTTTTGTCATTGCTTGCCGCAAGACGCGGTACTCCGCGTTTGggatttaatatttctcgaGGGCGATCAAGTGCTCCTAAGAACGGCCCTGGCCATTTGGGAGAGTCTTTCCGA CCGTATTATGACCGTTACGTCGGCGGACGAGTTTTACAGTATCATGGGCGTTCTCACGCGAGAAATGTTGGAATTTACGGATACGAATAATCTTATAAAG AACATCGTCAGTTTGGGACCATTGCACGGCGTGACAGGTCTTCGAGAAAAGCATAGGTATAATATTACACCGTGGGCACGGAAATTAAGCGACGACGAGGACAGCGATACCGAGGAAGACGAAAGATTAGCCGTGGCCGCTGCCATGTTCAGTATGGCGCAGCGATTGAAGAAAGGTGAACTTTTGAGTG AGCACATTTCCTCGACGGTGGGAGCGATACAAGCGATGGCTCCTGGCAACGATCGGGAACGTCTCGCTTTGGACATCAGTACGTTGAAACAACAGTATGCTAAGCTTCGAGAACGACAACGGCAAGCTCATATTATACTATCCG CGGCGTGCGCGAGACAGTCGATGGTTCCACCGCCCACTTCTCAGGCCATGAATCACCTGTTAGTCGGTAAGAATGCCCTGGTCAGTGGAAAGAATCGATCCCTCGGTTTGTCAGCTGCTACGACCCCTTCCAAGACGAGACCGGTCGTTCTTCAAGGTCCACGGGTTACGAGTAAAAAGGAGAGGCAACAGCAAGTCGTCACTTTGCATTGGAAGGACACGAAGAGGCAGCAGAAACACAAGTTTGGAGAGACAGCTGCCG AGGCTACGAAATGCAACGAGAAGTTGCCGGCCGAATCGAAGCCGAAGCCGGAGACGGCGGACGAGGTAACGTCACCGAGAAGCGGGCTCAACGACAGTGACAGCGACAGCACGTCGACCGAGCTCTGCGACGAGGTCGATCGATGCAGCGACGTCGACAGCGAGGAGCTAACGTCAGCGTCTGACAATTATTACGTCATGGCGAGCGAAGAGGAGAAAAGCGGGAGGGTCGAGGGTTCTTCGACCTCGGCCAATTCGCCCGTTCGTGACGCGACGGCTCCTTCCCGTGGCGTCATAGCGGGAGATAGTCCCGATTTAGGTGATACCTCCTCGTCGATAGCCAAAATCACCGATCAAATAAGAAGATTATCGGCCGAGGATGACAATAATACGATGGTTCCTCAAGCGCTTTTAAAGGGCGATATCAAGAAAGAAGACGATTGCGTTAAGAGAGGAGCGTCGCTCGAGGCTTCGCTAGAAACGATGATACCTTCGAAGTGTTCAAACGGAATCGACGAGAAGAGGGAATCTTTAGGTTCCTTTTTAAACGACGATCgggattattttcaatttaattacgGCGAATCAAAGGCTAGCTATATTCCGACGAATAAGGACGAGGAATCCGTTGGAGGgaacggcgacggcgacggcgacggcgacgacgaagTTGGAGGGACGACGAACTCGGATCTCGGATCTCGAACGAAAGTTCACGATTACGATGGCAGATACGCTGCCGCTCCGTCCGACGATTTCATTTCCAAGGATATATCTTACGACAAGATGGAGGACAAGATGGAGGACAAGAGGGAGAAACGTTTCGAATTGACCTTGAATTCTTACAAGACCAAGGAAGGATCCTTGGACAGTTATAAAAGCACAGATCTTAAATCGTCGAATACAATCGAGACAGAAGATCTAAAGATTTCGCGGGATTCTTACAGATCTATACGTAGTCCCTCGGTAGAGACGGATTTTAAAGTTTCCTTGCTTTCTTATAAATCGTTGAAATCGTCGATCGACACGAAAGATAAAGCTTTGGATACGTGCGAGTCGTTAAAATCACCAAATAGAATGGATCAACGGGCCGACGCGTCTCTTCGTTCTTACGAAACATTAAATTCACCCGAGACGAGTAAAAGACGATTTGGCATATCTTTGGATTCTTATAAATCTTTAAGATCGTCGGATGCGACGAACGAGAAACTTTACGAGACAACCTCTTTGGACTCTTACGGATCTTTTAAATCGTCGAACTTGAACGAGAAACGCCTCGAAACATCTTTGGATTCCTTTAAAATAACCGTTCATAATTCGGAGACGAACGACAAAACGTTTCAGGAATCGTCGAGTATTTACAATTCTCAATTGAAATCGCCGAACGCGAAGAACGACGTAAGTTTCGAAAGCTCGGCGAGGACTTATGCGAACGTTCTCGGCCAGATTCCCAGGAGAGATATTTCGTTGGACGTTACGTCAACGGGTTCGTCGATACTGTCTGGACAAAGTTTTTACGCGTCGAAGACTTACGTCGTCGGCCATCTTCCGATAAACTCGCCGATAAACGTGGATCAAAAAGGAAATACCACGAGCCGTAGTGTTCTCCCTTACAGCACGGGCTTAATTGACGAGCCCGTAGACATCGCGACGATTCGAAATTCGGATAGGCCAGGAGACGAAAAGCTTTGGTGCTTGGAAGGCAATGTGCCTTCCACGGAGACAACGAGGAAGAAGAGTCCTAGAACGCCGGATAGCTTAGAAAAGTCGTTTAGCTCGGGCGAGACGATGGGTCCGGATTCTAAGGCCTCGAGTATGACCGTCAGTCCAAGGACGCCGATTAAATCGATCTCCCGAGAGTTCTCCACGGACAAGTCAAACTGTTCCTCGATAAGCTCGGACTCGAAGACCCTCGTACTTTTGTCAACGACCGAGTCCGACCTGGCCAGAGGGAGTCCAAGATTGGAAGGGAAGAGATCGTCCTACGAAAGGTCGACGAGCCCGTCGACGCCGTTCAGCACTGACTCGCTCAAGTACAAATCAGATTCGAGCCCGAAATTAATCGTAAGCAGCTCCAGCGACTGCAGCTGCAGTCCGAGCAAAATGAAGTCTTCCGAGAGGTCCTTCAGTTCGGACCTTCGATCGCCTATAAGTGCCAATTCTATAAAATACACGTCTACGAGCTACGGGAAACGAGGTCAAGATAATATTTCGGACTCGTCCATCGATCCGAGCACGGCCGTCTCGCCGTTTTATCCGATCGCACATCCCAATCGGAAGACTCCGTCGCCTTACGGGCTTTCCAACAAACGTAGATCCAGCCGCGAAGGGGTTAGCGCGACCGATGGGATCTCGCCGGAACAAAGATTCCCCGTTTCAAAGGATTCGAGCAAGTGTTCGAACGGCGCCAATGGTACCAACTCGGACTCCGGTACCTCGAGGATATTCGAAAGCAAAGAGGAAAATGACATTTCGAGGAAGAATTCGTGCTTGAACGCGTTCGAACGCGAGAAAAGCGATCGTAGAGTTTACGAATTCGGAGCAAGCTCGATTCTTTATAGAGAGGAAAACGAGGAAGGGTCCACGGAGGATAACGGCGACGATCGCTCGTCCGAGAAAGACACGGTATCTCAGTTGCCTCGAGAACAATTGAACAAGCATTTCATGAATCTTCATTTCAGGCACAAGGACCGCTCGAAATTATTGGAAAGAAGTTCCAGCAGTCTGGATCGAAGATTCGCGGATTTGAAATCTTCGGTGTCTACGGACGAGCTCTCGGTCTCGATcgtaaagaaaagatcgaGTGACATATTGGAAGACATGAAGCATCTCGAGGCTAAGGCCTTCAGCGACGGACCTTCCGAGAGCATAGGCATACTCCTCGGCAAGAAGAACAGTTACATATGGGAGGATTTTAAGAATCTCGAGGCCAGACGACAGGACAATTTCAGCAATTCGGCAAGCGACTTTTCGAGACATCGTCTCGACATTGGCGAACCGTACAACGGCCTAGACAACGCTAGAAAGTCGTGCTACGTCGTGCGCCCAAAGATAAATATAGACGAGAGCATCGACAGTATCCTAAAGACGGTCTCGCGTAACAAGATTAACGGGAACGACGATGGTGGCCACGTGGATGGCCGGGACgacgaggaggacgaggagaaCGACGGTAGAGAATCGAAATTGGGCGTTTGGACGAAGGTGAAGCCGAGAAAGAGGGGCGGTAACAACGGCCGGAGGAGTAGCGACAGGGCCTTGAAAATAATCCAAGAAAATTCGGCGATCCTACAAAAGATCCTGGCGTGTCAGGCGAAAAAACGTCTACCCGATCTCGAGGAAATAACGAAGGAGATTACGATCAGCCCTATAAACGAGGAAATCTCAAAGATATTCAGTCCAATATTGGAGAAGATGGGATTGAACGAGGACGAGATAAGCGAGGAATTGGCGcgaattaatttcaaagatttcGACGATATGACGGGTACGAGCATTTCCGAATTCGATGCGAAGATCAACGACGAACTATCGAAGTTATCCTTGATAGACGAGACCGAGCGCTTGGACGATCTCGACGTTGACGAGATCGTGTCCAAGGAATATTTCGATACGCGGGAGGCCCTGATAGATCGGAAGATTAACGAGGAACTGTCGAAACTATTGGCGAATTACGAGGAGGAACCGCGACTGAGCGTGGCGACGTTGGAAAAGGGCTCATCCAGTCAGAACGTAAGCGACACCGAGGGCCTCGACTTGACCAGCATCTCGACGAACGTATTTTCCTACAAATCCTCGAATGATTCTATCGAGACGAGGAGCGAGCAAGGCTCCTCTAGCCAGGAAATTCAATCGATTCAGCCGGAAAGATATCCTCAATATGCCGCCGGTCAGCCGTCTTACTCATCGTCGAGTTACGTAAGAGATTTGTCGCCTAAAAGTGACATAGACATTTACAGGGAGCTCGAAAAATTGGACAAGATATCCTCGGCACAGGTGATACCCGACACCCCGTTGGACGTTCCAACGAAAATCTTGTCACCGGTTGCGGTTGCTTACGTCGCTGATGTTTCTCCTTACACCTCGGACGTAACGATACGATATTCCCCGAAAACTATGCCAACGTTCAGGGATGCTTCCCCGTTGAATCAGGGATCCTCTTACGATTCATACAAGAGCTTCGATTTTAAAAGCAATCTGTCCCCAAGGAGGATACCCAGTAATCCGTACACACCGCGTCCCTACGACAATGCGCTTGATTCGAATTTCGAGTACTTTGATCGTGAGCCTACCGTCTCGACGAATTCCCTCTACGCCGACGTACACCCGAAGAGTCCTATTTTAACGAAGGAATCCTTGGAATTTCGAGTGAGATACGACGACAACGAGTCACCGACGTTAAATATCACCGACGTTCTACCGACCGAGCCCAAACAAATGGCTATGGAGAAAAGTGTTTTGTATTTCGGCGATCAAACTAACGACCCCAACAAGTCCACCACCGGCAACGAATCGAGAGCCGTTCCTGCCAGTTCCTTTATCGATTATTCCAACGAAACTAGCAACGTCTTACGTCGCAGCTACGAGCCGGCATCCTCGCCTATGGGAAATTATATTCGCGACAAGAATACCAATTACGACAGAGTGATACCTGGCATGGTAGAAAGCGAATCGAACGTTGGAACCTATTTGCGAGATTATCATCCTGCTCTTTCTCCAAATCGGCGATTCGATCAACCCTTCCCACCGGCCATTGACTATCTCGCTTCGAAGCTATCACCCGGCATCGCCGACGAAACCAAACGACCTGTCTCTCATCCTGACTTTCCGGAGAAGATGACGATCGGCGGCCAATACACCGAGTCGCTACCTATCAGAGGCTCCAGTTGTTACAAAAAATCCTCTTTGAGTTTGGCCAATATAGGACGATCGAGCAAAAGCGGGGATGATAGCCTGAACGTCAGCCCAAGTCCGAAGGCTCAATTCAATCCGTTCCCGGTGAAGAATACGTCGAAGAAGCCGAAAGAGTTGGCTCTTAAATTAGGTCTCTACTCGCCAAAAAATTCGCCGAGCGGGCCCTCGAGAAGATCGTAG